In one window of Ferriphaselus amnicola DNA:
- the lpxB gene encoding lipid-A-disaccharide synthase → MAQVKTIALVAGEASGDLLGSHLIAAIRQYSPNVRFVGIGGPKMKSAGMEVWFPMEKLAVRGYVEVLKHYHEIVGIRKQLRRRLLDAPPDLFIGVDAPDFNLDLELALKQRGIPTVHYVSPSIWAWRGERIHKIKRAVSHMLALFPFEEPLYDREDIPCTYVGHPLADILPAIPNRQAMREQMRLSLDATIIALLPGSRQSEVQHLADTFIATAKLIADKIPNVHFLVPLVTRETRQIFEEALWRGEGGHLPLTMLFGHAHDAMIAADGILIASGTATLEAALLKRPMVITYKVPKFTYWLSKRKAYQPWIGLPNILAKRFVVPEILQDDATPEHLAQALLNLMGSKLALEGLEIEFGKMHDQLRQDTAHKAAQAILPYLSRT, encoded by the coding sequence ATGGCGCAGGTCAAAACCATCGCGCTGGTCGCGGGTGAAGCTTCGGGCGATCTGCTCGGCAGTCACCTGATCGCGGCCATCCGCCAGTATTCGCCCAATGTGCGTTTCGTCGGTATCGGCGGCCCCAAGATGAAATCGGCAGGCATGGAGGTCTGGTTTCCGATGGAGAAACTAGCAGTGCGCGGCTACGTCGAGGTGCTCAAGCATTACCACGAGATCGTCGGCATCCGCAAGCAGCTGCGCCGCCGCCTGCTGGACGCGCCGCCCGATCTGTTCATCGGCGTGGACGCGCCCGACTTCAATCTTGATCTGGAACTGGCGCTGAAGCAGCGCGGCATCCCCACCGTGCATTACGTCAGCCCCTCGATCTGGGCTTGGCGCGGCGAGCGCATCCATAAGATCAAGCGCGCCGTGTCTCACATGCTGGCGCTGTTCCCTTTTGAAGAGCCGCTGTACGACCGCGAGGACATTCCCTGCACCTACGTTGGCCACCCGCTGGCCGACATACTGCCCGCCATTCCCAACCGGCAAGCTATGCGCGAGCAAATGCGTTTATCGCTGGACGCGACCATCATCGCCCTGCTGCCGGGCAGCCGCCAGAGCGAAGTGCAGCATCTGGCCGACACCTTCATCGCCACCGCCAAGCTCATCGCTGACAAGATTCCCAACGTGCATTTCCTCGTGCCGCTGGTCACCCGCGAAACGCGGCAGATCTTTGAAGAAGCGCTGTGGCGCGGCGAAGGCGGCCACCTACCGCTGACCATGTTATTCGGCCACGCCCACGACGCGATGATCGCCGCCGACGGCATCCTCATCGCCTCTGGCACCGCCACACTGGAAGCCGCGCTACTCAAGCGCCCGATGGTCATCACCTACAAAGTGCCTAAGTTCACCTACTGGCTGTCCAAGCGCAAAGCCTACCAACCGTGGATCGGCCTACCTAACATCCTCGCCAAGCGCTTCGTGGTGCCAGAGATTCTGCAAGACGATGCCACGCCGGAACACCTCGCCCAAGCGTTGCTCAACCTGATGGGCAGCAAACTCGCGCTCGAAGGACTGGAGATCGAGTTCGGCAAAATGCACGACCAGCTGCGCCAGGACACCGCGCACAAAGCCGCGCAAGCCATCTTGCCGTATCTCAGCCGGACATGA
- the lpxA gene encoding acyl-ACP--UDP-N-acetylglucosamine O-acyltransferase, with protein sequence MRHPTAIIHPSAKLADDVQVGPYSIIGEHVEIGAGTVIGPHVVITGHTTIGKHNQIFQFCSLGEVPQDKKYAGEPTRLEIGDHNVIRESCTFNLGTVQDRGVTSVGSHNWIMAYVHIAHDCVVGNHTIFANQSTLAGHVIIDDYVILGGFTGVHQFCRVGESVITGIAAVVRQNVPPYLTVSGTPAAPHGINAEGLKRRGFSPEAILAVKRAYKTLYRNGLSLEQARVTIAADVPAHPELALFVEALAHSERGIVR encoded by the coding sequence ATGCGCCATCCGACCGCCATCATCCATCCCAGTGCAAAGCTGGCCGACGACGTTCAGGTCGGGCCGTATTCCATCATCGGCGAGCACGTCGAGATCGGTGCAGGCACGGTGATTGGCCCGCACGTGGTCATCACCGGCCACACCACCATCGGCAAGCACAACCAGATCTTCCAGTTCTGCTCATTAGGCGAAGTACCGCAGGACAAAAAATACGCCGGCGAACCAACTCGGCTGGAGATCGGCGACCACAACGTCATCCGCGAAAGCTGTACTTTTAATCTTGGCACCGTGCAAGATCGCGGCGTCACCAGCGTCGGCAGCCACAACTGGATCATGGCCTACGTCCACATCGCGCACGACTGCGTGGTGGGCAATCACACGATCTTCGCCAACCAGTCCACGCTGGCTGGCCACGTCATCATCGACGACTACGTGATCCTCGGCGGCTTCACCGGCGTGCACCAGTTCTGCCGCGTCGGCGAAAGCGTCATCACTGGCATCGCTGCCGTGGTACGACAGAACGTGCCGCCTTATCTGACCGTTTCCGGCACACCCGCTGCGCCGCACGGCATCAACGCCGAAGGGCTAAAGCGTCGCGGCTTCTCGCCGGAAGCGATTCTAGCCGTCAAGCGTGCCTACAAAACGCTGTACCGCAACGGCCTGTCACTGGAACAAGCGCGTGTAACCATCGCCGCCGACGTACCCGCCCACCCCGAACTCGCCCTGTTCGTCGAAGCGCTGGCCCACTCCGAACGCGGCATCGTCCGCTAA
- the fabZ gene encoding 3-hydroxyacyl-ACP dehydratase FabZ, producing MSTPICMDINEILKRLPHRYPFLLVDRVISIDPGKEIVALKNVSMNEPFFPGHYPHHPVMPGVLIIEAMAQTAALLSFAAMDGGGPDENSVYYFVGIDGARFKRPVVPGDQLILKVQPIRNMRGLWKFKATAEVDGQLAAEAEIMCTMKAK from the coding sequence ATGAGCACCCCCATCTGCATGGATATCAACGAGATTCTGAAGCGTTTGCCGCATCGCTACCCCTTCCTGCTGGTGGATCGCGTGATCTCCATCGATCCGGGTAAGGAAATCGTCGCGCTGAAGAACGTCTCCATGAACGAGCCCTTCTTCCCCGGCCACTACCCGCATCACCCAGTGATGCCCGGCGTGCTCATTATCGAAGCCATGGCGCAGACTGCCGCGCTGCTCTCCTTCGCCGCCATGGACGGTGGCGGCCCAGATGAGAACTCGGTGTACTATTTTGTCGGCATCGACGGCGCACGCTTCAAGCGCCCCGTGGTGCCGGGCGACCAGCTCATCCTGAAAGTACAGCCGATCCGCAACATGCGCGGCCTGTGGAAATTCAAGGCGACCGCCGAGGTGGACGGCCAACTCGCCGCCGAGGCCGAAATCATGTGCACCATGAAGGCCAAGTAA
- the lpxD gene encoding UDP-3-O-(3-hydroxymyristoyl)glucosamine N-acyltransferase produces MSSISYRLAELAERFGGRVLGDADTTIHQVGTLDSASHGQISFLTNSRYRTQLAATRASAVIVSEADADATGLPRLVSPNPYACFAKVSALLNPSPAIEPGNHHSASIEESAEIAESTEIGANVVIGKHVKIGEHCVIMAGCVIGNGVVIGDHCRLYPNVTVYHGCVIGDRLIAHSGTVIGADGFGLAWDAGNWLKIPQIGRVIIGNDVEIGANTTIDRGALDDTVIGDDVKLDNQIQIAHNVRIGDHTAIAGCVGIAGSTTIGQYCCIGGSAGIIGHLNIADNVEISAFSLVSKSITESGSYTGIFPLSRKEEWRKTAAQLRHLDDFAHRIKQLEKQLAALQSQHNNEEKA; encoded by the coding sequence ATGAGTTCCATTTCTTACCGTTTGGCAGAGCTGGCCGAACGTTTCGGCGGACGAGTGTTGGGTGATGCCGACACCACCATCCACCAAGTAGGCACGCTGGACAGCGCCAGCCACGGACAGATCAGCTTCCTCACCAACAGCAGATACCGCACACAACTCGCAGCCACACGTGCGAGCGCGGTCATCGTGAGCGAGGCCGATGCCGATGCCACAGGGCTGCCGCGCCTAGTCAGCCCCAATCCTTACGCCTGCTTCGCCAAGGTCTCAGCGCTGCTCAATCCTTCGCCGGCTATTGAGCCGGGCAACCATCACTCTGCCAGCATTGAAGAGTCCGCCGAGATTGCTGAAAGCACCGAGATCGGCGCAAACGTGGTCATCGGCAAGCATGTAAAGATCGGCGAACACTGCGTCATCATGGCTGGCTGCGTCATCGGCAACGGCGTAGTCATAGGCGATCATTGCCGCTTGTACCCCAACGTCACCGTCTATCATGGCTGTGTCATCGGTGACCGGCTGATCGCCCATTCCGGCACCGTGATCGGCGCCGACGGCTTCGGTTTGGCTTGGGATGCAGGTAACTGGCTGAAGATTCCGCAGATCGGCCGCGTAATCATTGGCAACGACGTTGAGATCGGTGCTAACACCACCATCGACCGGGGCGCGCTGGACGACACCGTGATCGGCGACGACGTAAAGCTGGACAACCAGATTCAGATCGCGCATAACGTGCGCATCGGCGATCACACCGCCATCGCCGGTTGCGTCGGTATCGCAGGCAGCACCACCATCGGCCAATATTGCTGCATCGGAGGTAGCGCGGGCATCATCGGCCACTTGAACATCGCCGACAACGTGGAGATTTCTGCCTTCTCGCTGGTGAGTAAATCCATCACCGAGTCGGGCAGCTACACCGGCATCTTCCCCTTGAGTCGTAAAGAAGAGTGGCGCAAGACTGCCGCACAATTGCGCCACTTGGACGACTTCGCCCACCGCATCAAACAACTGGAAAAACAACTGGCCGCGTTGCAGAGCCAGCACAACAACGAGGAGAAAGCATGA
- a CDS encoding OmpH family outer membrane protein has protein sequence MLNIAKPLFSALLLITSSQLVAAEFRAGVVDTERILRESVPAARAESKLEKEFSTRDQEIKKLLKQAKEIQAYLEKVAGTPPDAAHRSKERELANLNSNLQRMQREYNEDLNLRKSEELAIVLEQASKALQIIAEAEKFDLVLDVQSRVFHTPKIDITDKVLKFLAAEEDKAAKK, from the coding sequence ATGTTAAACATAGCGAAACCCTTATTTTCCGCGCTGCTGCTGATCACTAGTTCTCAGTTAGTCGCGGCAGAGTTTCGGGCAGGTGTAGTCGATACCGAACGCATTTTGCGCGAATCGGTTCCGGCAGCAAGAGCTGAAAGCAAGCTTGAGAAAGAGTTCTCGACACGCGATCAGGAAATCAAAAAGCTGCTAAAACAGGCTAAGGAAATCCAAGCCTATCTGGAAAAGGTAGCTGGCACGCCTCCCGATGCAGCCCATCGCAGCAAGGAGCGTGAACTGGCCAACTTGAACTCCAATCTGCAACGCATGCAGCGCGAATACAACGAGGATTTGAATCTGCGCAAGAGCGAGGAATTAGCCATCGTGCTCGAACAGGCCAGTAAAGCCCTGCAAATCATCGCCGAGGCCGAGAAGTTCGATCTAGTGTTGGATGTGCAATCGCGCGTATTCCACACACCGAAAATCGACATCACCGACAAGGTGCTGAAATTCCTAGCTGCTGAAGAAGACAAAGCTGCCAAAAAATAG
- the bamA gene encoding outer membrane protein assembly factor BamA, with amino-acid sequence MDFKKLALLLSLLYATPSQAIEPFVVKDIRVEGIQRTEAGTVFSYLPIKVGDTLDDTKSASAIRALFATGFFKDVRLEVEQGVLVVLVRERPAIASVTIEGVKDFPKDQLSNSMKMVGLAEGRIFDKSALDKAVQELKRQYVARGKYGVTVKGRVTELERNRVAVNLDVMEGGVSTIKQINFVGNHAFPGDELQDMMKLNTSNWKSWITKDDQYSKQKLSGDLETVRSHYLDNGYLEFTIDSTQVSISPDKQDIYITVNVTEGDKYTVSEIKFSGGEKVLSHDLARTQLTIKPGSVFSRKEISESTRKITEQFGDLGYAFANVNVIPELDKEKHTASLTIVSEPGQRVYVRRINVAGNTKTRDEVIRREFRQMESAWYATSKLKKSKQKVDRLEYFSAVNIETPPIQGTADQLDVNITVKEKSTGSLNVSAGLSSGEGLILGGSISQSNIFGSGNFLSTQVNTSKINQVYSVSYTNPYYTDTGISRGFDVYKRTTKTVNGTVMARYLSDTIGTGIRFGVPLDDDDSLQYGLSAERTTLGITALTPQRYIDYINTFGATTSNLSATIGLNHDSRDSAIYTTQGTVRRAYTEISMPISSQQYYKLNFQQQWFYPVARDVTFMLNGELGFGNGYGNKTFPFFKNFYAGGIGSVRGYQPNSLGPIDASGFSTGGTKRVVANAELLFPIPGQGRDPSLRMSAFVDAGAVYGQTGGGVTAGVAGFRYTTGVALAWLSPVGPLKISVGTPINKQQGDRLQMFQFTLGSLF; translated from the coding sequence ATGGATTTTAAGAAACTCGCGCTTCTTCTTTCGCTGCTGTACGCCACCCCTAGCCAAGCCATTGAGCCGTTCGTCGTCAAAGACATACGTGTCGAGGGAATCCAACGTACCGAAGCCGGCACCGTGTTCAGTTACCTACCAATCAAAGTGGGCGACACGCTTGACGACACCAAATCGGCCTCTGCCATTCGTGCCTTGTTCGCCACTGGCTTCTTCAAAGACGTACGTTTGGAAGTCGAGCAAGGTGTGCTGGTGGTCTTAGTACGCGAACGTCCAGCCATCGCCAGTGTAACTATCGAGGGCGTCAAAGACTTCCCCAAAGATCAGCTAAGTAACTCGATGAAGATGGTGGGACTGGCTGAAGGCCGCATCTTCGACAAATCAGCACTCGATAAGGCCGTGCAGGAATTAAAGCGCCAATATGTAGCTCGCGGTAAATACGGAGTGACCGTCAAGGGAAGAGTCACGGAACTAGAGCGTAACCGTGTCGCCGTCAATCTGGATGTTATGGAAGGCGGCGTTTCCACGATCAAGCAGATCAACTTCGTTGGCAATCACGCGTTCCCCGGGGACGAGTTGCAAGACATGATGAAGCTGAATACGTCGAATTGGAAAAGCTGGATAACCAAGGACGATCAGTATTCCAAACAAAAGCTTTCCGGCGACTTGGAAACTGTACGCTCGCACTATCTAGATAACGGTTATCTCGAATTCACCATCGACTCTACCCAAGTCTCGATCAGCCCAGACAAACAAGACATCTACATCACGGTGAATGTCACAGAGGGTGATAAATACACCGTCTCTGAAATCAAGTTCTCAGGCGGAGAGAAGGTTCTCTCTCATGATCTGGCTCGCACTCAATTGACCATCAAGCCAGGTTCGGTCTTTTCACGAAAAGAAATCAGCGAGTCCACCCGCAAGATCACCGAACAGTTTGGTGATCTCGGTTACGCTTTTGCCAATGTGAATGTCATTCCCGAACTAGATAAAGAGAAGCACACCGCATCGTTGACCATCGTCAGCGAACCGGGGCAACGAGTCTATGTTCGCCGCATCAATGTCGCGGGCAATACCAAGACGCGTGATGAAGTGATCCGGCGGGAGTTTCGTCAAATGGAAAGTGCGTGGTATGCCACGTCCAAGCTAAAGAAATCGAAGCAGAAAGTCGATCGGCTAGAGTACTTTAGCGCAGTCAACATCGAGACGCCGCCGATTCAAGGTACGGCGGATCAACTCGATGTAAATATCACAGTGAAGGAAAAATCCACCGGCAGCTTGAATGTCAGCGCCGGCCTGTCCAGTGGTGAGGGACTCATCTTGGGCGGTTCGATCTCGCAGAGTAATATTTTTGGCTCCGGCAATTTCCTTTCGACACAAGTCAATACGAGTAAGATCAACCAAGTCTATTCCGTCTCGTACACCAACCCATACTACACGGATACCGGTATCAGTCGCGGCTTTGATGTCTATAAACGCACCACCAAAACCGTCAACGGCACCGTCATGGCACGCTACCTATCGGACACAATAGGTACAGGCATCCGTTTTGGTGTTCCGCTGGACGACGACGACTCCCTACAATATGGATTAAGTGCCGAACGCACGACATTGGGCATCACAGCGCTAACCCCCCAACGTTACATTGATTACATCAACACCTTCGGGGCGACCACTAGCAATCTATCGGCCACCATAGGCTTAAACCACGACAGTCGAGACAGCGCGATCTACACAACGCAAGGCACGGTACGCCGTGCTTATACCGAGATCAGCATGCCGATCTCCAGTCAGCAATATTACAAACTCAATTTCCAACAACAATGGTTTTATCCGGTAGCCCGAGACGTGACCTTCATGCTGAATGGCGAGCTTGGATTTGGTAATGGTTATGGCAATAAGACCTTCCCGTTCTTCAAGAATTTCTATGCAGGCGGCATCGGGTCGGTGCGAGGATATCAGCCCAACTCACTCGGCCCCATCGATGCGAGCGGTTTTTCCACCGGGGGCACCAAACGTGTCGTAGCTAATGCCGAGTTGCTTTTCCCCATTCCAGGACAAGGTCGTGACCCCTCATTACGGATGAGCGCCTTCGTCGATGCCGGTGCGGTCTATGGCCAAACAGGGGGCGGCGTCACCGCTGGCGTAGCTGGCTTCCGCTACACCACAGGGGTAGCCTTGGCTTGGTTGTCGCCCGTCGGCCCACTTAAAATCAGCGTGGGTACGCCCATTAATAAACAGCAGGGTGATAGACTGCAAATGTTCCAGTTCACGCTGGGTTCGCTGTTCTAG
- the rseP gene encoding RIP metalloprotease RseP, translated as MNTLLSFLLTIAVLVVFHELGHYWVARWCGVKVLRFSVGFGKVIYSKRFAHSDTEWTLSALPLGGYVKMLDEREGNVAEYELPRAFNRQSVFKRMAIVVAGPVANLLLAIVLYWAMFLHGVPGLKPMLGTIPPQTPAASAGLLERETLSSINGEAVPTWQEARWMLLDAALKDAPIEIEALTAEGMTLRHRLDASSLKPADLDGDFLKNLGLQPWQPTIYPVFGKLADNSVAQRAGLQTGDQVLRASGKEVKLWEELVTIIRSHPGQPLALELLRAGSPLTITLTPESVNEAGLTVGKIGAAPQVDRKLFEAMLTEVRYNAVEALPQAIRKTWETAVVSLKMMGKMLAGEVSMKNLSGPLTIADYAGQSTQMGLIAYLGFLALISISLGILNLMPVPLLDGGHLLYYTVELIKGSPVSERTWEIGQKVGTALLVTMMAMALYNDISRLILG; from the coding sequence ATGAACACCCTGCTGTCCTTCCTGCTCACCATCGCGGTACTGGTGGTGTTCCATGAGCTGGGACACTACTGGGTAGCGCGTTGGTGCGGCGTGAAAGTGCTGCGCTTCTCGGTCGGTTTCGGCAAAGTCATCTACAGCAAACGCTTTGCGCACAGCGACACGGAATGGACGCTCTCCGCCCTGCCGCTAGGCGGCTACGTCAAAATGCTGGATGAACGCGAAGGCAACGTCGCCGAGTACGAGCTGCCGCGCGCCTTCAACCGTCAGTCGGTGTTCAAGCGCATGGCCATCGTCGTCGCAGGACCGGTCGCCAACTTGCTGCTAGCCATCGTGCTCTACTGGGCGATGTTCCTGCACGGCGTGCCCGGACTCAAGCCCATGCTGGGAACGATCCCGCCGCAGACCCCTGCCGCCAGTGCTGGGCTGTTAGAACGAGAAACCCTTAGCAGCATCAATGGTGAAGCCGTACCAACGTGGCAGGAAGCACGCTGGATGTTGCTGGATGCGGCTCTGAAAGACGCCCCAATTGAAATTGAGGCACTCACCGCAGAAGGCATGACGCTTCGCCACCGACTCGACGCATCCAGCCTCAAGCCAGCTGATCTGGATGGTGACTTCCTGAAGAATCTGGGCTTACAACCCTGGCAGCCGACGATCTACCCCGTCTTCGGCAAACTCGCGGACAACAGCGTCGCTCAACGTGCTGGCCTGCAAACGGGCGATCAGGTCTTGCGCGCCTCAGGCAAAGAGGTGAAGCTCTGGGAAGAGCTGGTAACGATCATTCGCAGTCACCCCGGCCAGCCACTCGCACTTGAACTGCTGCGCGCCGGTTCGCCATTGACGATCACCCTGACACCGGAGTCCGTCAACGAGGCTGGGCTGACCGTGGGCAAGATCGGTGCCGCACCGCAGGTGGATCGGAAACTGTTCGAGGCGATGTTGACCGAAGTCCGCTACAACGCCGTGGAAGCGCTGCCGCAAGCCATACGCAAGACTTGGGAAACCGCCGTAGTCAGCCTGAAAATGATGGGAAAGATGCTCGCGGGCGAAGTGTCGATGAAGAATCTGAGTGGCCCGCTCACCATCGCCGACTATGCGGGACAATCCACCCAGATGGGCTTGATTGCCTACTTAGGCTTTCTTGCCCTGATCAGCATCAGCCTAGGCATCCTCAACCTGATGCCGGTTCCGTTATTGGATGGAGGGCATTTGCTGTATTATACCGTCGAGTTGATCAAGGGTAGCCCAGTGTCCGAACGGACATGGGAGATCGGACAGAAAGTGGGCACTGCCCTACTCGTCACCATGATGGCGATGGCGTTATACAACGACATCAGCCGCCTGATTTTAGGTTGA
- the ispC gene encoding 1-deoxy-D-xylulose-5-phosphate reductoisomerase → MSKLTTLTVLGSTGSIGKSTLDVVARHPDRYRIYALTANQQDGMLLEQCQQFAPKFAVLLDEAAAERLSANLRSAGSATQVLTGVAALEQVSAAAEVDAVMAAIVGAAGLRPTLAAAHAGKKILLANKETLVMAGAVFMDAVRASGSVLLPIDSEHNAIFQSMPHNYGGDLTTSGISKILLTASGGPFRNTPLSELHHVTPEQACAHPNWSMGRKISVDSASMMNKGLEVIEAHWLFNAPADSIQVVVHPQSVIHSLVQYVDGSVLAQLGNPDMRTPIAYGLAYPERIDAGVAPLDLFKIAQLNFVAPDFERFRCLALAYQALRAAGTAPSILNAANEVAVAAFLDRQIPFLAIPRLIEAVLERLPVKAVTAVEDVLTADADARATALELMPSFH, encoded by the coding sequence ATGAGCAAGCTCACCACACTCACCGTACTCGGCTCCACCGGCAGCATCGGAAAAAGCACCCTAGACGTTGTCGCCCGCCACCCGGATCGCTATCGCATCTACGCACTCACCGCCAACCAGCAGGATGGCATGCTGCTTGAGCAATGCCAGCAATTCGCACCCAAATTCGCCGTATTGCTAGACGAAGCTGCTGCCGAGCGGCTGTCTGCCAATTTGCGTAGCGCAGGCTCTGCCACTCAAGTCCTGACGGGCGTTGCTGCATTGGAGCAAGTATCCGCTGCCGCCGAAGTCGATGCCGTGATGGCGGCCATCGTTGGCGCCGCCGGATTACGCCCAACGCTCGCTGCTGCCCACGCAGGCAAAAAGATCTTGTTGGCAAACAAAGAGACATTAGTGATGGCGGGCGCTGTTTTCATGGACGCCGTACGCGCCAGCGGCTCCGTGCTACTGCCCATCGACAGCGAGCACAACGCTATCTTTCAATCGATGCCGCACAACTATGGCGGAGACCTAACCACCTCAGGCATCAGTAAGATATTGCTCACCGCCTCTGGCGGCCCGTTCCGCAACACGCCACTATCCGAGCTACACCATGTCACGCCGGAGCAAGCCTGTGCCCACCCGAACTGGAGCATGGGTCGCAAGATCTCGGTGGACTCCGCCTCCATGATGAACAAGGGGCTGGAAGTCATCGAAGCACACTGGCTGTTCAACGCACCTGCTGACAGCATCCAAGTCGTGGTACATCCGCAAAGCGTGATCCACTCGCTGGTGCAATACGTGGATGGCTCGGTGCTGGCGCAACTTGGCAATCCAGACATGCGCACGCCCATCGCCTATGGGCTGGCCTATCCAGAGCGCATCGATGCGGGAGTCGCGCCACTCGACTTGTTCAAAATCGCCCAACTCAATTTCGTCGCGCCGGATTTCGAGCGTTTCCGCTGCCTCGCGTTGGCCTATCAGGCGTTGCGCGCAGCAGGAACTGCGCCTTCCATTCTGAATGCAGCAAACGAAGTAGCCGTTGCCGCCTTCCTAGATCGCCAGATTCCATTCCTTGCCATCCCGCGTTTGATCGAAGCCGTGCTGGAACGCTTGCCGGTCAAGGCAGTGACCGCAGTAGAAGACGTGCTAACCGCCGATGCAGATGCCCGCGCCACAGCGCTGGAACTGATGCCATCGTTCCATTGA
- a CDS encoding phosphatidate cytidylyltransferase, whose amino-acid sequence MLKQRVLTAIVLLALLLLALFALPSWGWAILVGVMLMQGIAEWTTLAKLEGGEASKFRAISLLLVLALLAFELFAPAQSQFLPKLALYIISALLWIFIIPAWMIANWKPSNPWLMGITGWALLLPTGLAMLDLRTISPWLLLGLMGLVWVADSAAYFAGRRFGKHKLAAAISPGKTWEGVAGAMLGVTIYVVAVAWYSGLYHQYLIFPSVVVAAWWWVGLSVIGDLFESLIKRQAGVKDSGSLLPGHGGLLDRIDALTSTLPLAALVILLQTLA is encoded by the coding sequence GTGCTTAAACAGCGCGTCCTCACCGCAATCGTCCTACTGGCGCTGCTGCTGTTAGCGCTATTCGCCTTACCCAGCTGGGGCTGGGCGATTTTGGTGGGGGTCATGCTGATGCAAGGTATCGCAGAATGGACGACACTTGCCAAGCTGGAGGGCGGTGAAGCTAGCAAGTTCCGCGCAATTTCTCTCTTATTGGTTCTCGCCTTACTCGCTTTCGAGTTATTTGCACCCGCCCAATCTCAGTTTCTCCCCAAGCTTGCGCTCTATATCATCTCTGCACTGCTGTGGATATTCATCATTCCTGCGTGGATGATCGCGAACTGGAAACCAAGCAACCCCTGGCTAATGGGCATCACCGGCTGGGCACTACTGCTGCCTACCGGCCTTGCCATGCTCGACTTGCGCACCATCAGCCCGTGGCTATTGCTCGGCTTGATGGGACTCGTCTGGGTTGCCGACAGTGCCGCCTATTTCGCCGGAAGACGCTTCGGCAAGCACAAACTCGCTGCCGCCATCAGTCCCGGCAAGACATGGGAGGGTGTGGCTGGTGCCATGCTCGGCGTCACGATCTATGTAGTGGCTGTCGCTTGGTACAGCGGCCTATATCATCAGTACCTGATCTTCCCCTCCGTAGTCGTAGCGGCTTGGTGGTGGGTCGGCCTGTCTGTCATAGGTGACTTATTCGAGTCACTCATCAAACGCCAAGCTGGTGTAAAAGATAGCGGGTCACTCCTACCCGGACACGGCGGCCTACTCGATCGTATCGACGCATTGACCTCCACTCTACCCCTGGCCGCACTGGTCATTTTGTTACAGACACTGGCATGA
- a CDS encoding isoprenyl transferase yields the protein MALFKSPTLTIPDAPSVPRHIAVIMDGNGRWAKQRFLPRVAGHQRGVKTLRELVLTCLDMKIDYLTVFAFSSENWRRPADEVSFLMELFVKVLQREFKHLHKDNVRLKIIGDRSRLGDKLNQMIEETEALTANNTALTFTVAANYGGRWDVMQAMQTLLKEHPEASAGFDEEALTPYLSMNYAPEPDLFIRTGGEQRISNFLLWQLAYTELYFTDTLWPAFNRAELDKAIASYQHRERRFGRISEQLKQETPGA from the coding sequence ATGGCACTGTTCAAAAGCCCCACCCTCACCATTCCTGATGCACCTAGCGTGCCGCGCCACATCGCGGTCATCATGGATGGCAATGGGCGCTGGGCCAAACAGCGCTTCCTACCCCGAGTTGCAGGACATCAGCGTGGCGTGAAAACATTGCGCGAATTGGTGCTGACCTGCCTCGACATGAAGATTGACTACCTGACGGTTTTCGCCTTCAGCAGTGAGAACTGGCGCCGCCCTGCGGACGAGGTCTCGTTCCTGATGGAGCTTTTCGTCAAGGTACTTCAGCGCGAGTTCAAACATCTGCACAAGGACAATGTCCGCCTGAAGATCATCGGCGACCGCAGTCGTCTGGGCGACAAGCTCAATCAGATGATCGAGGAGACCGAAGCGCTAACTGCCAACAACACCGCACTTACCTTCACCGTAGCCGCTAATTACGGAGGCCGCTGGGACGTGATGCAGGCAATGCAGACCTTGCTTAAGGAGCACCCAGAAGCCTCAGCCGGATTCGATGAGGAAGCTCTGACCCCCTATCTATCCATGAACTACGCACCGGAGCCAGATTTATTCATCCGCACCGGTGGCGAGCAACGCATCAGTAACTTCCTGCTCTGGCAACTGGCTTACACCGAACTGTATTTTACCGACACGCTATGGCCCGCATTCAACCGCGCCGAACTGGACAAAGCCATCGCTTCCTACCAGCATCGAGAGCGACGTTTCGGACGTATCAGCGAACAACTCAAGCAGGAAACGCCGGGTGCTTAA